Within Aspergillus oryzae RIB40 DNA, chromosome 2, the genomic segment CGATTAATCCCCGCCCTCCAGGAGTACGATCCACGACGAACCAGGTGCTGCGCTGTGTGGGGTCGTAGTCGGCCAATGCATCTACAAAGTTATGCGTCCATAGCAAGGACATGCCCCCAGCTCGAAAGCGAGCGTTCCAAAGACAGAGCACAACGTAGTGCTCCgtcagaagaagagagtgcACGTATGTAGCAGCATGCGTGAATGTTGCAAGAATGCTGGTTTTTCCTGTTGCTCGAGAAACATGGAAGATACGATAGGTGCTTGTCAGACCAATGTCTAGGTTGTAGTTGTAGACATCACCGGTGGTCAGGTCTGTCTTGCAATGGGCCGCGCTAAGGGGTCCACGGAGCGATGGATGCAAGACTGTTTGGTCCGCAATACCAATTGGCTCCAGAGTCTGAGGATCGAGCATCTGGAAAGTAGAGTTATCTGTGCGGTTGCAGAGTGTCTGGATGCCTGGCTCGggcatcttctcctgcttgcTGCCCGTCGCCGACAAGCCGGGAAAGTTAACATTCAAAGAGACGCTGATGTCGACCTCGTCGGGAACACCTTGTGGAATGGTCTTAAAGACCGATTGCGCCTTCTGGAAGAGCGTCATGCATGGGTCATATTTAGCTCCAAAGGTGATCTCTCCACGGTATCCTGTTCGCTGTATCCTTCGGATGAGGCCATCGCAGGTCAGTCGGGAGTTGTGTGTGACGCGGACTCGAGGCTGCTCTGGTGTAGGAGTATGTATCTGGAAACGATGAACCTGGGCAAAATAGTCGAACCAGTGGCTCACACGATAGGtggtttgtttctctgtcTGAATATCGCGAGGGCCTAAACCGTTGCGGAACAGCACGCCGGCGCAGTAGGGCGGAATTGTGCCCTGGACTGATAACTCTGTCGGCTCGAGCTCTTGGTAGCGGACATCAAACTAGCTTGTCAATGAGGCTGGTCAAGATGGTAGTGAATGCGACTTACACCCTGCGTGTTTGGCCAGTCATTATAATGGGTAGTAGTCGTTGACTCTTTAACTGACGACGCCATgtttgctgctgttgatgctCAAGAGTGTATCAAGGAGAGGAATGACCATTTTATAGCATGAAAAGCcaatggaagaagaatccCACCCCCTCTGTATCCATAATAGAGTCAACCTCGTATAGTCGGGCACTGAC encodes:
- a CDS encoding carotenoid oxygenase family protein (beta, beta-carotene 15,15'-dioxygenase and related enzymes), yielding MASSVKESTTTTHYNDWPNTQGFDVRYQELEPTELSVQGTIPPYCAGVLFRNGLGPRDIQTEKQTTYRVSHWFDYFAQVHRFQIHTPTPEQPRVRVTHNSRLTCDGLIRRIQRTGYRGEITFGAKYDPCMTLFQKAQSVFKTIPQGVPDEVDISVSLNVNFPGLSATGSKQEKMPEPGIQTLCNRTDNSTFQMLDPQTLEPIGIADQTVLHPSLRGPLSAAHCKTDLTTGDVYNYNLDIGLTSTYRIFHVSRATGKTSILATFTHAATYVHSLLLTEHYVVLCLWNARFRAGGMSLLWTHNFVDALADYDPTQRSTWFVVDRTPGGRGLIARYESDPFFSFHTINAYEEHSSTNPSKTDIIADVCAYDSLDVLKRFYIDNILSDSATARHFGESRNHSARGAFRRFRLPAVPEASSPKTLTAELVFSMGKGLGPELPHVSPRVRGRKYRYVYGVTDSGKSVFLDGLVKHDVVTQTSLYWSQHGQTASEPIFVTDPDSEDEDGGVLLSVVLDGIEGRSYLLVLDAKTMTEVGRATVHGVVGFGFHGAHVRDA